In Mycobacterium sp. Aquia_216, a genomic segment contains:
- a CDS encoding hemolysin family protein, with the protein MNDTLGVLLAILLIATNAFFVGAEFSLISARRDRLEALAEQGKKRAVTVIRAGEQLASMLAGSQLGVTVASLLLGRVGESAVADLLHSAFGLTSMPPALLHTLSFVIALAVVVTLHVLLGEMVPKNIALAGPERTAMLLVPPYLAYVRVARPFIVFYNKCANAILRILRVEPKDELDITVSPVELSAMIAESVSEGLLDPEEHTRLTRALQIGNRVVGDVAVSLADVRAVPVAAQGSGPTIGAVESALAETGYSRFPVAAVDGRFIGYLHIKDMLTLGDDPQTVIDLALVRPLPRVTITLPLADALSRMRRTNSHLALVTDGRGVVAMVAMEDLMEDLVGSMRDAQ; encoded by the coding sequence ATGAACGACACGCTCGGAGTGCTGCTGGCGATTCTGCTGATCGCCACGAACGCCTTTTTCGTCGGTGCGGAGTTCTCGCTGATCTCGGCCCGTCGCGACCGCCTCGAGGCGCTGGCCGAGCAGGGCAAGAAGAGAGCGGTCACCGTGATCCGGGCCGGCGAACAGCTCGCCTCCATGCTGGCCGGCTCGCAGTTGGGCGTCACCGTGGCCTCGCTGCTGCTCGGGCGGGTCGGCGAGTCGGCGGTCGCCGACCTGTTGCACTCGGCATTCGGCCTGACCAGCATGCCCCCGGCGCTGCTGCACACGCTGTCCTTCGTGATCGCGCTGGCAGTGGTGGTGACGCTGCACGTGCTGCTCGGCGAGATGGTGCCGAAGAACATCGCGCTGGCCGGCCCGGAGCGCACCGCGATGCTGCTGGTGCCCCCCTACCTGGCCTACGTGCGCGTGGCCCGACCGTTCATCGTCTTCTACAACAAGTGCGCCAACGCGATCCTGCGGATACTGCGCGTGGAACCCAAAGACGAGCTCGACATCACGGTCTCACCGGTCGAGCTGAGCGCGATGATCGCCGAATCGGTGTCCGAAGGCCTGCTGGACCCTGAGGAACACACTCGGCTGACCCGAGCGCTGCAGATCGGCAACCGGGTGGTCGGCGACGTGGCCGTCTCGCTCGCCGACGTCAGGGCGGTGCCGGTGGCGGCACAGGGTTCCGGGCCGACGATCGGGGCCGTCGAAAGCGCCTTGGCCGAGACCGGCTACTCCCGCTTCCCGGTCGCGGCCGTCGACGGGAGGTTCATCGGGTACCTGCACATCAAGGACATGCTGACGCTCGGCGACGATCCGCAGACGGTGATCGACCTCGCGTTGGTGCGCCCGCTGCCGCGGGTGACCATCACGTTGCCGCTGGCCGATGCCCTGTCGCGGATGCGGCGCACCAACAGCCACCTGGCACTCGTGACCGACGGCCGCGGCGTCGTCGCGATGGTGGCGATGGAGGACCTGATGGAGGATCTGGTCGGCAGCATGCGCGATGCACAGTGA
- a CDS encoding hemolysin family protein, whose product MNVTTTVVSVLAIAVLIFGNAIFVAAEFSLTALDRSTVEANARKGGRRDRYIQRAQDRLSFQLSGAQLGISITTLITGYLTEPMVADLPHPWLDALGVPDPWADGVTAFMVMVLVTSVSMVFGELVPKYLAVARPLSTGRAVVGFQLMFSLLLTPVIRLTNGAANWIVRKMGIEPAEELRSARSPQELLSLVRSSARAGALDPATAALVRRSLQFGARTAEELMTPRSKIVALQTDDTVRDLVATAAESGFSRFPIVDGDLDETVGIVHVRQVFKVPRAERASTLLTTLVQSVPVVPSTLDGDAVMAEIRANPLQTAMVVDEYGGTAGIVTVEDLIEEIVGDVRDEHDDATPDVVAAGSGWQVSGLLRIDEVAAATGYRAPEGPYETIGGLVLRELGHIPAVGETVELTALDGDGLLDEDVRWQATVVRMDGRRIDLLELTELRSRSEAPVEQGQR is encoded by the coding sequence ATGAACGTCACCACCACCGTCGTCAGCGTCCTTGCCATCGCGGTGCTCATCTTCGGCAATGCGATATTCGTCGCGGCCGAGTTCTCGCTGACCGCGCTGGACCGCAGCACCGTCGAGGCCAACGCCCGCAAAGGCGGCCGGCGCGACCGCTACATCCAGCGCGCCCAAGACCGGCTGTCGTTCCAGCTGTCGGGTGCGCAGCTGGGCATTTCGATCACCACGCTGATCACCGGTTACCTGACCGAACCAATGGTGGCCGACCTGCCGCACCCGTGGTTGGACGCGCTCGGCGTGCCGGACCCGTGGGCCGACGGGGTGACCGCGTTCATGGTGATGGTGCTCGTGACGTCGGTGTCGATGGTGTTCGGCGAGTTGGTCCCGAAATATCTGGCCGTGGCGCGGCCGCTGTCGACCGGGCGCGCCGTCGTCGGCTTTCAGCTGATGTTCTCGCTGCTGCTCACCCCGGTCATCCGGCTGACGAACGGGGCGGCGAACTGGATCGTCCGGAAGATGGGCATCGAGCCGGCCGAAGAACTGCGGTCGGCGCGCTCACCGCAGGAGTTGCTGTCGCTGGTGCGCAGCTCCGCGCGCGCCGGCGCGTTAGATCCCGCGACGGCCGCGCTGGTCCGGCGATCGTTGCAGTTCGGCGCCCGGACCGCCGAGGAGCTGATGACGCCACGGTCGAAGATCGTGGCGCTGCAAACCGACGACACCGTCCGGGACCTGGTCGCCACGGCCGCCGAATCCGGCTTCTCCCGGTTCCCCATCGTCGATGGTGATCTCGACGAAACCGTCGGCATCGTGCACGTCAGGCAGGTGTTCAAGGTTCCGCGGGCAGAGCGCGCGAGCACGCTGCTGACCACGCTGGTGCAGTCCGTGCCCGTCGTGCCGTCGACCCTGGACGGTGACGCGGTGATGGCCGAGATCCGCGCCAACCCGCTGCAGACCGCGATGGTCGTCGACGAATACGGCGGCACCGCGGGGATCGTGACCGTCGAGGACCTGATCGAAGAGATCGTGGGCGACGTCCGCGACGAACACGACGACGCCACCCCGGATGTGGTGGCGGCGGGCAGCGGCTGGCAGGTTTCCGGCTTGCTGCGCATCGACGAGGTGGCCGCCGCCACCGGGTATCGAGCTCCCGAGGGACCCTACGAGACGATCGGCGGCCTGGTGTTGCGCGAGCTCGGCCACATCCCGGCGGTCGGTGAAACGGTCGAGCTGACCGCGCTCGACGGGGATGGGTTGTTGGACGAGGACGTGCGCTGGCAGGCCACGGTGGTTCGGATGGACGGCCGGCGGATCGATTTGCTGGAACTGACCGAACTGCGCAGTCGCAGCGAAGCACCCGTGGAGCAGGGTCAGCGATGA
- a CDS encoding GuaB1 family IMP dehydrogenase-related protein, giving the protein MKFLQGHRPAYDLTYNDVFVVPNRSDIVSRFDVDLSTSDGSGTTIPVVVANMTAVAGRRMAETVARRGGIVILPQDLPITAVQQTVEFVKSRDLVLDTPVTLSPDDSVSDAIALIHKRAHGAAVVLFEGRPIGLVTEASCDGVDRFTRVRDVAVSDFVSAPLGTDPRKIFDLLDHAPIEVAVVTAADGKLAGVLTRTGAVRAGLYTPATDAAGRLRIGAAVGISGDVGAKARSLAEAGVDVLVIDTAHGHQLRMLDAIRCVASLELGLPLAAGNVVSAEGTRDLLSAGANIVKVGVGPGAMCTTRMMTGVGRPQFSAVLECSDAARNLGGHVWADGGIRHPRDVALALAAGASNVMIGSWFAGTYESPGDLMRDREDRPYKESYGMASKRAVVARTAADSAFDRARKALFEEGISKSRMGLDPDRGGVEDLIDHIMSGLRSTCTYVGASTLAELHEQALIGVQSAAGFAEGHPLPLGW; this is encoded by the coding sequence ATGAAATTCCTGCAGGGGCATCGGCCCGCATACGACCTGACCTATAACGACGTGTTCGTCGTTCCGAACCGGTCCGACATCGTCTCGCGGTTCGACGTCGATCTGTCCACCAGCGACGGCTCCGGCACCACGATTCCGGTGGTCGTCGCCAACATGACAGCGGTGGCCGGGCGGCGAATGGCCGAGACGGTCGCGCGGCGCGGCGGCATCGTGATCCTGCCGCAGGATCTGCCGATCACGGCGGTCCAGCAGACGGTGGAGTTCGTCAAAAGCCGAGACTTGGTGCTCGACACCCCGGTCACCTTGTCCCCCGACGATTCGGTGTCCGACGCGATCGCGCTGATCCACAAACGCGCGCACGGCGCCGCGGTGGTGCTCTTCGAGGGCCGCCCGATCGGCTTGGTCACCGAGGCGTCCTGCGACGGCGTGGACCGCTTCACCCGGGTTCGCGACGTGGCCGTGTCCGACTTCGTAAGCGCTCCACTGGGTACCGACCCACGCAAGATTTTTGACCTGCTCGATCACGCCCCGATCGAGGTCGCCGTCGTCACCGCCGCGGACGGCAAGCTTGCCGGGGTGCTCACCCGGACCGGAGCCGTGCGTGCGGGGCTCTACACGCCGGCCACCGACGCCGCGGGCCGGCTGCGGATCGGCGCGGCCGTCGGTATCAGCGGCGACGTGGGAGCCAAGGCCCGTTCGCTGGCCGAGGCCGGCGTCGACGTCCTCGTCATCGATACCGCGCACGGTCATCAACTTCGGATGCTGGACGCGATCAGATGCGTGGCGTCGCTGGAATTGGGTTTGCCGCTGGCGGCGGGCAACGTGGTTTCGGCGGAAGGCACACGGGACCTGCTGAGCGCCGGGGCGAACATCGTCAAGGTCGGTGTCGGGCCCGGCGCGATGTGCACGACCCGGATGATGACCGGCGTCGGTCGCCCGCAGTTCTCTGCTGTGCTCGAATGTTCAGATGCCGCAAGAAATCTCGGCGGACATGTGTGGGCCGACGGCGGGATCCGCCATCCCCGGGACGTTGCGCTGGCACTGGCCGCCGGGGCGTCGAACGTGATGATCGGGTCGTGGTTCGCCGGCACCTACGAGTCACCCGGCGACCTGATGCGAGACCGCGAGGACCGGCCGTACAAGGAGAGCTACGGCATGGCGTCCAAGCGGGCAGTGGTCGCCCGCACCGCCGCGGACAGCGCATTCGACCGCGCCCGCAAGGCGTTGTTCGAGGAAGGCATTTCCAAGTCTCGGATGGGGCTGGACCCCGACCGTGGCGGGGTCGAGGACCTGATCGACCACATTATGTCGGGCCTGCGTAGCACCTGCACCTACGTCGGTGCCTCGACCTTGGCGGAGTTGCACGAGCAAGCGCTCATCGGTGTGCAGTCGGCCGCGGGCTTCGCCGAGGGCCACCCGCTGCCGCTGGGCTGGTGA
- the gndA gene encoding NADP-dependent phosphogluconate dehydrogenase produces MSAQDSNDSKTGTAQIGVTGLAVMGSNLARNFAHHGYTVALHNRSIAKTDALLKEHGDEGKFVRSETIEEFLDALEKPRRVIIMVKAGDPTDAVINELADAMEEGDIIIDGGNALYTDTIRREKAIRERGLHFVGAGISGGEEGALNGPSIMPGGPAESYKSLGPLLEEISAHVDGVPCCTHIGPDGAGHFVKMVHNGIEYSDMQLIGEAYQLLRDGLGKSAPEIADVFAEWNSGDLDSFLIEITAQVLRQTDAKTGKPLVDLILDEAEQKGTGRWTVKSALDLGVPVTGIAEAVFARALSGSVAQRKATTGLASGDLGDKPTDAARFIDDVSKALYASKIIAYAQGFNQIQAGSAEYDWGITPGDMATIWRGGCIIRAKFLNRIKEAFDETPDLPSLIVAPYFRTAIEESIDSWRRVVVKATELGIPIPGFASALSYYDALRTERLPAALTQGLRDFFGAHTYGRIDDDPDKRFHTLWSGDRSEVPA; encoded by the coding sequence ATGAGTGCCCAGGATTCCAACGATTCGAAGACTGGTACCGCGCAGATCGGCGTCACCGGGCTGGCCGTCATGGGTTCGAACCTCGCCCGCAACTTCGCCCACCACGGCTACACGGTCGCGCTGCACAACCGGTCGATCGCCAAGACCGACGCGTTGCTCAAAGAGCACGGCGACGAGGGCAAGTTCGTCCGCTCGGAGACGATCGAGGAATTCCTGGACGCGCTGGAGAAGCCGCGGCGGGTGATCATCATGGTCAAGGCCGGCGACCCCACCGACGCCGTCATCAACGAGCTCGCCGACGCCATGGAAGAAGGCGACATCATCATCGACGGCGGCAACGCGCTCTACACCGACACCATCCGCCGCGAGAAGGCGATTCGCGAGCGCGGCCTGCACTTCGTCGGCGCCGGCATCTCCGGCGGCGAGGAGGGCGCGCTGAACGGGCCGTCGATCATGCCGGGCGGACCGGCCGAGTCGTACAAATCGCTCGGCCCGCTGCTCGAGGAGATCTCCGCGCACGTCGACGGCGTGCCGTGTTGCACCCACATCGGCCCCGACGGCGCCGGCCACTTCGTCAAGATGGTGCACAACGGCATCGAGTACTCCGACATGCAGCTGATCGGCGAGGCCTACCAGCTGCTGCGCGACGGCCTCGGCAAGAGCGCACCCGAGATCGCGGACGTCTTCGCCGAATGGAATTCCGGCGACCTGGACAGCTTCCTCATCGAGATCACCGCGCAGGTCCTGCGTCAGACCGACGCCAAGACCGGCAAGCCACTCGTCGACCTCATCCTCGACGAGGCCGAGCAGAAGGGCACCGGCCGCTGGACGGTGAAGTCGGCGCTCGACCTCGGCGTGCCCGTGACCGGCATCGCCGAAGCGGTCTTCGCCCGCGCGCTGTCGGGATCGGTGGCCCAGCGCAAGGCCACCACGGGGCTGGCCTCGGGTGACCTCGGCGACAAGCCAACGGACGCCGCGCGGTTCATCGACGACGTCAGCAAGGCGTTGTACGCCTCCAAGATCATCGCCTATGCCCAGGGGTTCAACCAGATTCAGGCCGGCAGCGCCGAGTACGACTGGGGCATCACGCCCGGCGACATGGCCACCATCTGGCGCGGCGGCTGCATCATCAGGGCCAAATTCCTCAACCGGATCAAGGAGGCGTTCGACGAGACCCCCGACCTGCCGTCGCTCATCGTCGCGCCCTACTTCCGCACCGCCATCGAGGAATCCATCGACAGCTGGCGGCGCGTCGTGGTGAAGGCCACCGAACTCGGCATCCCGATCCCCGGCTTCGCCTCGGCGCTGTCGTACTACGACGCCCTGCGCACGGAGCGGCTGCCCGCGGCGCTGACCCAGGGCCTGCGCGACTTCTTCGGCGCCCACACCTACGGGCGCATCGACGACGACCCGGACAAACGCTTCCACACGCTGTGGAGCGGTGACCGCAGCGAAGTGCCCGCCTAG
- a CDS encoding M56 family metallopeptidase, whose amino-acid sequence MSAMAFTLLAVLLIGPAPALLARASWPLRAPRAAMVLWQAVAVAAVLSAFSAGIAIATRILMPGPDGRPTASVVGAAGRLGWPLWTAYIAAFALTVLVGVRLVVAVLRVVIANRRRRAHHRMVVDLVGVGHDAALAQPCTRTRDLRVLEVAEPLAYCLPGVRSRVVVSEGTLNQLNNDEVAAILTHERAHLRARHDLVLEAFTAVHAAFPRLVRSSNALGAVQLLVELLADDAAVRAAGRTPLARALVACASGRAPSGALAAGGPSTVVRVRRLSGRGNSVMLSAAAYLAAAAVLVVPTVALAVPWLTELQRLFNP is encoded by the coding sequence GTGTCCGCGATGGCCTTTACCCTCCTCGCGGTGCTGCTGATCGGTCCTGCGCCAGCCCTATTAGCGCGAGCGTCCTGGCCACTGCGCGCCCCGCGTGCGGCGATGGTGTTGTGGCAAGCCGTCGCCGTGGCCGCCGTGCTGTCGGCGTTCAGCGCCGGCATCGCCATTGCCACCCGCATACTCATGCCCGGCCCCGACGGCCGGCCGACGGCCAGCGTCGTCGGTGCGGCCGGCCGGCTCGGCTGGCCGCTGTGGACCGCCTATATCGCCGCGTTCGCGCTGACGGTGCTGGTTGGTGTGCGCTTGGTCGTTGCGGTTTTGCGCGTGGTGATCGCCAATCGGCGCCGGCGGGCGCATCACCGGATGGTCGTCGATCTCGTCGGGGTCGGCCACGACGCTGCCCTCGCCCAACCCTGTACCCGCACGCGTGACCTGCGCGTCCTGGAGGTGGCCGAACCGCTGGCCTACTGCCTGCCGGGTGTCCGTAGCCGCGTCGTCGTCAGCGAGGGAACGCTGAACCAGCTCAACAACGACGAAGTCGCGGCGATCCTGACCCACGAGCGGGCTCATCTGCGCGCCCGACACGACCTGGTTCTGGAAGCGTTCACCGCGGTGCACGCGGCTTTCCCGCGGCTGGTTCGCAGCTCCAATGCGCTGGGCGCGGTGCAGCTGCTGGTCGAACTGCTCGCGGACGACGCCGCGGTACGCGCGGCCGGGCGCACTCCCCTGGCCCGCGCGCTGGTCGCCTGCGCCTCCGGCCGAGCACCGTCCGGCGCGCTGGCCGCGGGCGGTCCCAGCACGGTGGTCCGGGTTCGCCGGCTGTCCGGACGTGGCAACAGCGTGATGCTTTCCGCGGCCGCCTATCTTGCCGCGGCGGCCGTTCTGGTGGTGCCTACCGTCGCGCTGGCAGTGCCATGGCTCACCGAGCTTCAGCGGCTGTTCAACCCGTAG
- a CDS encoding BlaI/MecI/CopY family transcriptional regulator — translation MAKLTRLGDLERAVMDHLWSTPEPQTVRQVHEALSARRDLAYTTVMTVLQRLAKKNLVSQIRDDRAHRYAPVHGRDELVAGLMVDALSQAEDSGGRQAALVHFVERVGADEAEALRRALAELEANQRNTPSAGAKPED, via the coding sequence ATGGCCAAGCTGACACGGCTGGGGGACCTGGAACGCGCGGTGATGGACCATCTGTGGTCGACACCCGAACCGCAAACGGTCCGCCAGGTGCACGAAGCCTTGTCGGCGCGGCGCGACCTCGCCTATACGACGGTGATGACCGTGCTGCAGCGGCTGGCCAAGAAGAATCTGGTCTCCCAGATCCGCGATGACCGGGCGCACCGGTACGCCCCCGTGCACGGCCGTGACGAGCTGGTCGCCGGGTTGATGGTGGATGCGCTGTCGCAGGCTGAGGATTCCGGGGGCAGACAGGCCGCGCTGGTGCACTTTGTCGAGCGTGTCGGTGCTGATGAGGCCGAGGCCTTGCGTCGCGCGCTAGCCGAACTGGAAGCAAATCAACGCAATACGCCATCAGCTGGCGCAAAGCCGGAGGACTGA
- a CDS encoding PaaI family thioesterase: MSPDAAIPATGFIGPFDTELGLRFTQLSPDGARAQLEVTPKLLQPMGLVHGGVYCSMVESMASVSAYTWLATRGGGEVVGVNNNTDFLRSIGSGTVYGATEPIHRGRRQQLWLVTISDDKDRVVARGQVRLQNLEPRDS; encoded by the coding sequence ATGTCCCCAGACGCGGCGATCCCAGCCACCGGTTTCATCGGACCATTCGATACCGAGCTCGGCCTGCGATTCACCCAGCTCAGCCCCGACGGCGCCCGCGCCCAGCTCGAGGTCACGCCCAAACTGCTGCAGCCGATGGGCCTCGTGCACGGCGGGGTGTACTGCTCGATGGTGGAGAGCATGGCCAGCGTGTCCGCCTACACCTGGCTCGCCACCCGCGGCGGCGGCGAAGTCGTCGGCGTGAACAACAACACAGACTTCCTGCGTTCGATCGGCTCGGGGACGGTCTACGGCGCCACCGAACCGATTCACCGCGGCCGGCGTCAGCAGTTGTGGCTGGTCACCATCAGCGATGACAAGGATCGCGTCGTCGCCCGCGGGCAGGTGCGGCTGCAGAATCTCGAACCCCGCGACAGCTGA
- a CDS encoding urease subunit gamma yields MRLTPHEQERLLLSYAAELARRRRARGLRLNHPEAVALITDHILEGARDGRTVTELMTSGCEVLGRDDVMEGVPEMLDDVQVEATFPDGTKLVTVHHPIL; encoded by the coding sequence ATGCGCCTGACGCCACATGAGCAGGAGCGATTGCTGTTGTCCTACGCCGCCGAATTGGCTCGCCGTCGTCGAGCCAGGGGCTTGCGGCTCAACCATCCCGAAGCCGTCGCGCTCATCACCGACCACATCCTGGAGGGCGCACGTGACGGCCGCACCGTCACGGAGCTGATGACCAGCGGGTGCGAGGTGCTCGGTCGCGACGACGTGATGGAGGGAGTACCGGAGATGCTCGACGACGTGCAGGTCGAAGCGACGTTTCCAGACGGCACCAAGCTCGTCACCGTCCACCACCCGATCCTATGA
- a CDS encoding urease subunit beta — protein sequence MIPGEILYGIGDIEINAGAERIEMQIVNTGDRPVQVGSHVHLPQANSALSFDRAAAHGYRLDVPAATAVRFEPGVPQHVQLVPLRGRREVHGLSLDPPGRLDI from the coding sequence ATGATTCCGGGCGAAATCCTTTACGGCATTGGGGATATCGAAATCAATGCGGGCGCGGAACGGATCGAGATGCAGATCGTGAACACCGGTGACCGCCCGGTGCAGGTGGGGAGCCACGTCCACCTTCCGCAAGCCAACTCGGCGCTGTCGTTCGACCGCGCCGCGGCGCACGGCTACCGGCTGGATGTACCCGCGGCCACCGCAGTGCGCTTCGAACCGGGGGTGCCCCAACACGTTCAATTGGTGCCGTTGCGCGGACGCCGCGAAGTGCATGGCTTGAGCCTGGACCCGCCTGGACGGCTGGACATCTGA